A stretch of DNA from Aciduliprofundum sp. MAR08-339:
TTGCACTCGGTACACCTGAAACGAAGATTTAGACGCTTTGTGGGCTTCTCCCTGCCCTCGTAGGTGGGCCTAGGAAATCCACCGTATCCGGCAGTAACCCTGCGGAATCTGCGCTGCCCGGCCTTGAGTTCACTGGCCTTGCGCTTTTTGACCCTCTCAACCGTGTGAATCGTATGTCTCTTGCAATAAGGACAATACATCTTAACCTTCCTTGGCATCTTCATTCCCATCACCAGATTAGTGGGCAAATAGGCATATAATATTTAAGTATTTTTACCCATTAAACCTGCGAACATAATAAACATGCCCCTGAAACTCTATTCTTTTTATCTTTTCTTCCCGTAAAAGTTTTTCAAGAACCTCACCAGATGCCCCATCCTTGGCCATGAGGTGAATGACTGCATCCTCACGCATGGGATGCACTGAGGTGATGCTCAGAATATCTTCCTCAAAATCACCGGTTGCCGCAAATTCACTGCCCTCATATCCTATGAGGTATTCAACCCCATCCACATTGCTGGAAAATATATGATACGCCTCTGCAACCACTTCCTCACTGGCCGGTTTGACCCATGGCTCCGCAGGAGGTCTTGTGGGTATGGCAATGTAGGCAATATCCGGGTTCAGTGTCTTCAAAAAAGAACCTATCTTCTCAAGTTCCTCGGAATAATCCAATCCCGAAATAAGCATCGTCTCTGTTACAATTTTTCCATTGAATTTCTTTCTGAAATCAACAAGACCTTGAAGAATCTCTTCAATTCTCAGGGATTTGTGAGGCCTGTCCACCCTGCGCCAGAATTCCTCACTCACAGCATCAACCTTGAAAGATATATAATCAAAATTCAACAGATCCTCTTGCACATCCTCTCTCCATATAAGGGAGGAGTTGGTGAGTATTGCAAGGGGATAGGAAAAATCCTCGAGCATTTTGGCCAGTTTACCCAAATTCAAATCCAGGGTGGGCTCTCCATCTGGCACCATTGTTATGTAGTCCAATTCTTCACCCACTCTCCTTTCAACCTCCCGGTATATTTTTTCTGGATCATAGAACATTCGGCGCTCAACACTCATTCTCAAAGTTCGTCCAATCTGGCAGTAGGTGCAGGCGTAGGTGCATACCTTGTAGGGTATATTGTTTATCCCCAGACTCCTGCCAAGACGTCTCGAAGGCACGGGACCAAATACAAGCATATTTAGGCATGCCTAACGAAGTTAATAAACTTGCTGAAACCTTTAAATCCCTGGCACATATTCCAATTAGGGTGATTTAATGAGATACAAGGATGCCGGTGTGGATATAGACATGGAGGCAAAGTTTATAGGAACCCTGGTGGAGCAGTTGAAGTTTCGCAGGGGAATAATGAAAAATTTAAAAAAGCATTTCACAGGCCTCGTGAGTTTTGGAGATTACTATATAGCCATGAACACCGATGGGGTTGGCACCAAGGTGCTGATTGCAAATGAGTTGAAAAGATGGGATACGATTGGAATCGATTGCATTGCGATGAATGTAAATGATACCATCACCGTGGGGGCTGAACCCATAGCATTTGTGGATTACCTTGCCATAGGCAGGTACGATTTGGATATGGCTAGGCAGATCGGAATCGGGTTGAACAGGGGTGCGCAGTTGGCCAACGTTGAAATTGTGGGTGGGGAAACTGCCACAGTGCCAGAGATTGTAAACGGGCTTGACCTTTCAGGAACGAGCATAGGTGTAGTGAAAAAAGATGCGCTCATCACGGGAGAGGATATAAAAAATGGAGACTTGATATTCGGAATTCCAAGTAGCGGGATACATTCCAACGGACTAACCCTTGCAAGAAAGGTGCTGGACCTGCAGGAGAAATTCGGAACTGGAACTATTGGAGATGAACTGCTCACACCCACAAGAATATACGTTAGAGAGGTGGTGGAGCTCCTCAAAAGATGCCGGCCCCATGGACTGGTTCACATAACGGGAGGGGGATTGAAAAATTTCATGAGGCTCAAGAGAATGAAATACGTGATTGATGCCCCAATGAAACCCCAGAAGATATTCGGGCTAATAATGGAGATGGCAAGCGTTGATTACGAGGAGATGTACAGAACCTACAATATGGGAATGGGTTTCGCCATAATAGCACCTGAAGATTGTGAGGAGTACGTGAAAAAGCACATAAGGGATGCAAGGGTAGTGGGATATGTTGAGGAGGGGGCAGAGATTGTGATCCCCCAGTTGAAGATAAGGTACACAGATTATTGAACGTCTTCAATGTTTCTCAAAACGTATTTTACATCCCTATCAGACAGCAATTTTACAGTGTAGGGCAGAAGTTCGTAGGATACAAAGAGCAGGGTGCTCAATCCCCGGAAATAGGCATCTATGGCAGCATACACCGCCCCAAATTCAAAATCCACATTTCCAATTTTTTCAAAGATGACATGCGGCACAACGCCGAACACTCCGATTTTTTTGTCTTTGTTTCCTTCCACAAGGGCTTTTACTCTCTTAACATCTATTTTTCTGCTGCCTCCCTCTGAAATGGGTGGCATAACGAACACCTCTATCTCTCCGTACTCAATGTCCATAATACCCTGAAGGTCTTTAATTCCAACATCCTCTCCCGGTTCGGCATCCATTATAGCCACACCATTGGATGGGGAATCTCTCTTATACGCGTAGATGTACCCATTCTCCATGAAAAGTCCAACTCTATCTCCTCTCCTTATACTCTCCCCCGCTATGGCCTCCGTTACCCTTATCTTCCCAATCAATTTCCCCAC
This window harbors:
- a CDS encoding 50S ribosomal protein L44e encodes the protein MKMPRKVKMYCPYCKRHTIHTVERVKKRKASELKAGQRRFRRVTAGYGGFPRPTYEGREKPTKRLNLRFRCTECNRAHTSPMIRAKKFELVEVK
- the purM gene encoding phosphoribosylformylglycinamidine cyclo-ligase; its protein translation is MRYKDAGVDIDMEAKFIGTLVEQLKFRRGIMKNLKKHFTGLVSFGDYYIAMNTDGVGTKVLIANELKRWDTIGIDCIAMNVNDTITVGAEPIAFVDYLAIGRYDLDMARQIGIGLNRGAQLANVEIVGGETATVPEIVNGLDLSGTSIGVVKKDALITGEDIKNGDLIFGIPSSGIHSNGLTLARKVLDLQEKFGTGTIGDELLTPTRIYVREVVELLKRCRPHGLVHITGGGLKNFMRLKRMKYVIDAPMKPQKIFGLIMEMASVDYEEMYRTYNMGMGFAIIAPEDCEEYVKKHIRDARVVGYVEEGAEIVIPQLKIRYTDY
- a CDS encoding winged helix-turn-helix transcriptional regulator yields the protein MILRDKGKITKMLVLLSILKGNRKLKDIADDVGITVQGVSEYMKSLESEGYIKNGKITPSGMEFLYAILEEIGDFVHDVGKLIGKIRVTEAIAGESIRRGDRVGLFMENGYIYAYKRDSPSNGVAIMDAEPGEDVGIKDLQGIMDIEYGEIEVFVMPPISEGGSRKIDVKRVKALVEGNKDKKIGVFGVVPHVIFEKIGNVDFEFGAVYAAIDAYFRGLSTLLFVSYELLPYTVKLLSDRDVKYVLRNIEDVQ
- a CDS encoding radical SAM protein, which translates into the protein MLVFGPVPSRRLGRSLGINNIPYKVCTYACTYCQIGRTLRMSVERRMFYDPEKIYREVERRVGEELDYITMVPDGEPTLDLNLGKLAKMLEDFSYPLAILTNSSLIWREDVQEDLLNFDYISFKVDAVSEEFWRRVDRPHKSLRIEEILQGLVDFRKKFNGKIVTETMLISGLDYSEELEKIGSFLKTLNPDIAYIAIPTRPPAEPWVKPASEEVVAEAYHIFSSNVDGVEYLIGYEGSEFAATGDFEEDILSITSVHPMREDAVIHLMAKDGASGEVLEKLLREEKIKRIEFQGHVYYVRRFNG